The following proteins come from a genomic window of Eubalaena glacialis isolate mEubGla1 chromosome X, mEubGla1.1.hap2.+ XY, whole genome shotgun sequence:
- the TLR8 gene encoding toll-like receptor 8 produces MTLHFLLLTCLFLLISDSCEFFAEANYSRSYPCDETKQNGSVIAECNNRQLHEVPQTVDKSVTELDLSDNFIRRITNESFQGLQNLTKINLNHNLKLQPQNENPAVKNGMTITDGAFLNLKKLRELLLEDNQLQEIPAGLPKSLKELSLIQNRITVLTKKNTSGLRNLESLYLGWNCYFACNETFAIEDGTFENLTKLKVLSLSFNPLFHVPPKLPSSLTELYLSNTKIRNISQEDFKGLRNLKVLDLSGNCPRCFNAPFPCKPCEGGASIQIHPLAFRTLTQLRYLNLSSTSLRKVPATWFDDMRHLKVLHLEFNYLMDEIASGEFLAKLPSLEILDLSYNYEPKKYPQYINISQKFSKLTSLQILHLRGYVFQELRNDDFQPLRNLSNLMAINLGVNFIKQIDFTVFQSFSNLKIIYLSENRISPLVSDTEQHDANGPSFQRHILKPRSADTEFDPHSNFYHNTNPLIKPQCSSYGKALDLSLNSIFFIGIKQFEGFRNISCLNLSSNGNGQALNGTEFSLLRGIKYLDLTNNRLDFDDDAAFSELPLLEVLDLSYNAHYFRIAGVTHRLGFIQNLTQLKVLNLSYNSIFTLTEPYLKSMSLEELVFSGNRLDLLWNAQDVRYWQIFKYLSNLTRLHLASNNLQHIPNEAFLNLPWSLTELYINDNRLNFFNWSLLQQFPHLCLLDLSRNELSFLTDSLSKFTSSLETLLLGQNRISHLPSGFLSEASSLTHLDLSANQLKMVNKSTFATKTATKLAILELGRNPFDCTCDIGDFREWMDGNLNVTIPRLTDVICASPGDQQGKSIVSLDLTTCVSDTIAAIFCFFTFFVTISVMLAALAHHWFYWDAWFLYHVCLAKVKGYRSLSTSQTSYDAYVSYDTKDASVTDWVINELRFHLEESEDKNVLLCLEERDWDPGLAIIDNLMQSINQSKKTIFVLTKKYAKNWNFKTAFYLALQRLIDENMDVIVFILLEPVLQHSQYLRLRQRICKSSILQWPDNPKAEGLFWQSLKNVVLTANDSRYNNLYVNSIKQC; encoded by the coding sequence ATGACTCTTCACTTTTTGCTTCTGACCTGCCTTTTCCTGCTAATCTCTGATTCCTGTGAGTTCTTCGCTGAAGCAAATTATTCTAGAAGCTATCCTTGCGATGAGACAAAACAAAATGGCTCTGTTATTGCAGAATGTAACAATCGTCAATTACACGAGGTACCCCAAACAGTGGACAAAAGTGTGACAGAACTAGACCTGTCTGATAATTTCATCAGACGCATAACAAATGAATCATTTCAAGGGCTGCAAAATCTGACTAAGATCAATCTAAACCATAACCTCAAGCTACAGCCCCAGAATGAAAATCCTGCTGTAAAGAACGGTATGACTATTACAGACGGGGCATTTCTCAACCTAAAAAAGCTAAGGGAGTTACTGCTTGAAGACAACCAGTTACAAGAAATACCGGCTGGTTTGCCAAAATCTTTGAAAGAACTTAGTCTAATTCAAAATAGAATAACTGTGTTAACGAAAAAGAACACTTCTGGACTTAGGAATCTGGAAAGTCTCTATTTGGGCTGGAACTGTTATTTTGCTTGTAATGAAACCTTTGCCATAGAAGATGGAACATTTGAAAACCTTACCAAGTTGAAGGTGCTGTCATTATCTTTTAATCCCCTTTTCCACGTGCCACCCAAACTGCCAAGCTCCCTCACAGAGCTCTATCTTAGCAACACCAAGATCAGAAACATCAGTCAAGAAGACTTCAAGGGACTGAGAAATTTAAAAGTACTAGATTTAAGTGGGAACTGCCCGAGATGTTTTAACGCGCCATTTCCCTGCAAACCTTGCGAAGGAGGTGCTTCAATTCAGATACATCCTCTTGCTTTTCGAACCCTGACCCAACTTCGCTACCTAAACCTCTCTAGCACTTCGCTCCGGAAGGTTCCTGCAACCTGGTTTGACGACATGCGTCATCTGAAAGTGCTGCATCTCGAATTCAACTATTTAATGGACGAAATAGCCTCTGGGGAATTTTTGGCAAAACTGCCCTCCTTAGAAATACTTGACTTGTCTTACAACTACGAGCCGAAAAAATATCCACAGTACATTaatatttctcaaaaattttCTAAGCTTACATCTCTCCAGATATTGCATTTAAGAGGTTATGTGTTCCAGGAACTTAGAAACGATGATTTCCAGCCCCTGAGGAACCTCTCAAATTTAATGGCTATCAACTTGGGCGTTAATTTTATTAAGCAAATTGATTTTACCGTTTTCCAATCGTTCTCCAACCTGAAAATCATTTACTTGTCCGAAAACAGAATATCACCCTTGGTCAGTGATACCGAGCAACATGATGCAAATGGCCCCTCTTTCCAAAGGCATATCCTTAAGCCACGCTCAGCAGATACTGAGTTTGACCCACATTCGAATTTTTATCATAACACCAACCCTTTGATAAAGCCACAATGTTCCAGTTATGGCAAAGCCTTAGATTTAAGCTTGAACAGTATTTTCTTTATTGGGATAAAGCAATTTGAAGGTTTCAGGAACATTTCCTGTTTAAATCTGTCTTCAAATGGCAACGGTCAAGCGTTAAATGGAACTGAATTTTCACTTTTGCGTGGTATCAAGTATTTGGATTTGACAAACAATAGACTAGACTTTGATGACGACGCTGCTTTCAGCGAATTGCCATTGTTAGAAGTTCTAGATCTGAGCTACAATGCGCACTACTTCCGAATAGCAGGGGTAACACACCGTCTAGGATTTATTCAAAATTTAACTCAGCTGAAAGTTTTAAACTTGAGCTACAATAGTATTTTTACTTTAACAGAACCATACCTGAAAAGCATGTCCCTGGAAGAATTAGTTTTCAGTGGAAACCGCCTTGACCTTTTGTGGAATGCTCAAGATGTCAGGTACtggcaaatttttaaatatctcagCAATCTGACACGGCTTCATTTAGCCTCTAATAACCTTCAGCATATCCCCAATGAAGCCTTCCTTAACTTGCCCTGGAGTCTCACCGAACTATATATAAATGATAATAGGTTAAATTTCTTTAACTGGTCATTACTAcagcagtttcctcatctctgcttGCTTGACTTAAGTAGAAACGAGCTGTCCTTTTTAACTGATAGCCTATCGAAATTCACATCTTCTCTTGAGACACTGCTACTGGGTCAAAACAGGATTTCCCACCTGCCGTCCGGCTTTCTTTCCGAAGCCAGCAGTCTGACACACCTCGATTTAAGTGCCAACCAGCTCAAAATGGTCAACAAATCCACATTTGCAACTAAGACCGCCACCAAGTTAGCCATTTTGGAACTAGGTAGAAACCCTTTTGACTGTACCTGTGACATTGGAGATTTTcgagaatggatggatggaaatcTGAACGTCACAATTCCCAGATTGACAGATGTCATTTGCGCCAGTCCTGGGGATCAACAAGGCAAGAGCATTGTGAGTCTAGATCTCACAACTTGTGTTTCAGATACCATTGCGGCAATATTCTGTTTCTTCACCTTTTTTGTCACCATCTCAGTTATGCTGGCTGCCCTGGCTCATCATTGGTTTTATTGGGATGCTTGGTTTCTCTATCATGTGTGCTTAGCTAAGGTAAAAGGCTACAGGTCTCTTTCCACATCCCAGACTTCCTACGATGCTTACGTTTCTTATGACACCAAAGATGCCTCTGTCACGGACTGGGTGATTAATGAGCTGCGCTTCCACCTGGAAGAGAGTGAGGACAAAAATGTGCTCCTCTGTTTAGAGGAAAGGGATTGGGACCCGGGACTCGCCATCATCGACAACCTCATGCAGAGCATCAaccaaagcaagaaaacaatattTGTTCTAACCAAAAAGTATGCCAAAAACTGGAACTTTAAAACAGCATTCTACTTGGCCTTGCAGAGGCTAATAGATGAGAATATGGATGTGATTGTCTTTATTCTGCTGGAGCCAGTGTTGCAGCACTCGCAGTATTTGAGGCTGCGGCAGAGGATCTGCAAGAGCTCCATCCTCCAGTGGCCTGACAACCCCAAGGCGGAAGGCTTGTTTTGGCAGAGTCTGAAAAATGTCGTCTTAACTGCGAATGATTCGCGGTATAACAATTTGTATGTCAATTCCATTAAGCAGTGCTAA